A window of the Lactuca sativa cultivar Salinas chromosome 5, Lsat_Salinas_v11, whole genome shotgun sequence genome harbors these coding sequences:
- the LOC111899222 gene encoding uncharacterized protein LOC111899222, giving the protein MCPNAWHGQFTRGDQKQPTIILEEVAAYYLWIWHAFFGSSGANNDINVLGQSQIFNNIYLGKSYDVPFVANETSHKRGHYLTDGIYLELTVFLKSFTCPNDEKRLKFKVAQESTREGIERTFGVLKRRWQILSVPAQSMECRRISSLMYACIILHNMILEDEERAIRHYNESENLPNVKRVGIGSEAYMVNKAEMYDRVRHHNFRADLVEHVFNVRREPIVDDFVKDNLFNDINEELEMFEGDGDEDFDDVSNEND; this is encoded by the coding sequence ATGTGCCCTAATGCGTGGCACGGTCAGTTTACGCGGGGTGATCAAAAACAACCGACAATAATTTTAGAAGAAGTGGCAGCATATTACCTTTGGATTTGGCATGCATTTTTTGGTTCATCGGGTGCCAACAACGACATCAATGTTCTAGGCCAATCACAAATATTTAACAACATCTACCTTGGGAAATCATATGATGTACCGTTTGTAGCAAATGAGACGTCACACAAGCGTGGGCATTACCTTACTGATGGAATATATCTCGAGTTAACAGTATTTTTGAAATCGTTCACATGTCCAAATGATGAAAAGCGATTAAAGTTTAAAGTGGCACAAGAATCTACTAGGGAGGGTATCGAGCGCACATTTGGTGTCCTAAAGAGGCGTTGGCAGATACTCTCTGTACCAGCACAATCTATGGAGTGCAGACGAATAAGTAGTTtgatgtatgcatgtatcatattgcataatatgatttTAGAAGATGAGGAGAGGGCAATTCGCCATTACAACGAGTCTGAGAATTTACCAAATGTCAAACGAGTTGGTATTGGTTCGGAGGCTTACATGGTGAACAAAGCGGAAATGTACGACCGAGTTAGACACCACAACTTTCGTGCTGATTTGGTGGAACACGTCTTCAATGTTCGAAGGGAACCCATTGTCGACGATTTTGTTAAAGACAACTTATTCAACGATATAAATGAGGAATTGGAAATGTTTGAAGGAGATGGTGATGAAGATTTTGATGATGTGTCAAATGAAAATGATTAG